From one Brachypodium distachyon strain Bd21 chromosome 4, Brachypodium_distachyon_v3.0, whole genome shotgun sequence genomic stretch:
- the LOC100824009 gene encoding O-fucosyltransferase 1 encodes MRRGSVEAALRRRRSPARLWVGVSALIVCTIWLWSSSAGLALASYKAQDVDVNKLWRTADSNGWRASSAPRSYWPPPPTESETNGYLRVRCNGGLNQQRTAICNAVVAARIMNATLVLPELDTNSFWHDESGFVGIYDVPHFIKTLKYDVHIVMSVPEITTNGKTKKLKAHQIRPPRDAPLAWYTTVALEKMKNYGAIYLTPFSHRLAEDINDAELQRLRCRVNYHALRFKPHIMKASSEIVNKLRSEGHFMSIHLRFEMDMLAFAGCVDIFTAQEQKILIKYRKENFAEKELVYRERRLIGKCPLTPEEVGLILRAMGFDNTTRIYLASGELFGGKRFMKPFKSMFPHLENHSSVGPAKLEENTRGLAGSAVDYMVCLLSDIFMPTYDGPSNFANNLMGHRLYYGFRTTVTPNRKALAPIFMDREDGRTTGFEERLRQVMFNSHFGGPHKRTHPESFYTNSWPECFCQMNPRKHADECPPDNIYEVLENQFQSQQSEEGTEEVKATNRTDSTSQTEELMI; translated from the exons GGGCTCTGTcgaggcggcgctccgccgccggcggtcgccggcgcgGCTGTGGGTCGGCGTAAGTGCGCTCATCGTTTGCACAATTTGGCTCtggtcctcctccgccggcctcGCCCTCGCCTCCTACAAGGCCCAG GATGTTGATGTAAATAAGTTGTGGAGAACTGCAGATTCAAATGGTTGGAGAGCATCTTCTGCACCACGATCATATTGGCCTC CCCCGCCAACTGAGTCAGAGACTAATGGGTACTTGCGTGTCCGGTGCAATGGTGGCTTGAACCAACAACGTACTGCT ATATGCAATGCTGTCGTTGCTGCACGAATAATGAATGCTACACTTGTGCTGCCAGAATTAGATACAAATTCTTTCTGGCATGATGAGAG TGGTTTTGTGGGTATTTATGATGTTCCCCACTTCATCAAGACATTGAAATATGATGTCCATATTGTTATGAGCGTCCCAGAAATCACTACAAATGGTAAAACTAAGAAGCTGAAAGCCCACCAG ATCCGGCCACCTCGAGATGCTCCACTAGCTTGGTATACAACAGTTGCCTTGGAGAAAATGAAGAATTACGGGGCTATCTATTTAACTCCATTTTCCCATCGATTGGCAGAAGATATCAATGATGCAGAGCTCCAGAGATTGCGATGCAGGGTGAATTATCATGCATTACGATTCAAGCCACACATCATGAAAGCAAGTAGCGAGATAGTGAATAAGCTCCGATCAGAAGGCCATTTCATGTCAATTCATCTACGGTTTGAGATGGATATGCTTGCTTTTGCTGG GTGCGTTGATATATTTACAGCTCAAGAGCAGAAAATTCTGATCAAGTACCGCAAGgaaaattttgcagaaaaagaaCTTGTCTATAGGGAAAGACGACTCATTGGAAAATGCCCTTTAACCCCAGAAGAG GTAGGCCTTATTCTCCGTGCTATGGGATTTGATAATACAACTCGCATCTACCTTGCTTCTGGCGAGCTCTTTGGTGGGAAACGCTTCATGAAGCCATTTAAATCTATGTTTCCGCACTTAGAAAACCACAGCTCGGTTGGACCAGCAAAGCTGGAAGAAAATACCCGAGGTCTGGCGGGCTCTGCAGTTGATTACATGGTCTGTCTCCTATCTGACATTTTTATGCCCACGTATGATGGTCCAAGCAACTTTGCAAACAACCTCATGGGGCACCGCCTATACTATGGTTTTCGGACAACTGTCACACCAAATAGGAAGGCTCTTGCTCCGATATTCATGGACAGGGAGGATGGCCGCACAACTGGTTTTGAGGAACGCCTGAGGCAGGTCATGTTTAACTCGCATTTTGGTGGCCCCCACAAGCGCACTCATCCAGAATCTTTCTACACAAACTCCTGGCCGGAGTGCTTTTGCCAGATGAACCCTAGGAAACATGCTGACGAATGCCCACCAGATAATATATACGAGGTTCTGGAGAACCAGTTTCAGAGTCAACAGAGTGAAGAAGGTACAGAAGAAGTGAAAGCCACTAATCGAACCGACTCAACCAGTCAAACAGAAGAGCTCATGATTTAA